From the genome of Spinacia oleracea cultivar Varoflay chromosome 2, BTI_SOV_V1, whole genome shotgun sequence, one region includes:
- the LOC130467532 gene encoding uncharacterized protein: MSDTSDSANPSSPGYMSDSSEPYSPSSPSSVSLPSDEEARTVAENRTKSMHDVISRSEPAVISISSGSSSGGVSPVAGRATPVVSGPTPAFRQRLRELRHEHLASAVRLNPPPNAPIGLDIQPLAEVAWLDSFDQLDGPFIGSTDGSLHVYRRRSPMASGPSSGFGDAEHHPENPILEEVGLLRPFPLYVEEDLPVGPTESYLTPEVSYGPLNAAPDADWLKAARQHDYPGVGRELYAFPPGYELVVPADDARITAPPPGHIGLYSYHLDFGLRFPLDPTLAKFLKAFNVCLAQLHPFAIRTLVCYLWVVRFKGFPETLSLCKRLHCIRSSDNKEGSIGWFTTYTARGKMTCLGNPTGQRDWKGRFFWLRVPADFPLPRSFVSPNGKMEGVEVLVGHNLEDAAYEWFDSVVKRDANGKDVGRAPKNWLPQSMYILRNDVLSAMHLCNTHPHGRQHLDMSSLGLTADGTPQTNEPAEDPANAYRTIADVVGGRRASSRRTVRGGSSAASRTARGGGSVASRTSRGGGSAGVTAGASTSTPRSAPVSRATPSISASARLGQTTRGGGNIAGQRRPRPETESVSVDVTRTAADQLQSAHPDQVVNSSISEQVEIVTEEQDVPFVQRPGKRICTGEGSRSQEQAQASAPANQSTASLPTSSAALAAYLEEQLRLPESSVPAFVNIRNGEFLEKEAIDVRPAVNPELAACFSPAPISDDIFVPHWDVRANESLYASFPEKGGTLAYRMLKGLTLPADRPLERVYTPGANAYQKVLEAGVAVKELCDFFFFYQRKHDEHLALLEEKDRQIRDLTLENERASSSLTIANANVQTISVERDNLASEVVALRLTGENLAKAQAEVEAERKRTEDLAEQLSFVEQRHADELAELRLSVQKEVAAAVREFCRSDAQYALLTQRYDGGWKAASLIIKHKYPQFDWSLIEEDWLAGLHLTILKELREAEAAEGHAVEPSDVPDFCVENTHPGDLPFSDEDDVAGNDE; the protein is encoded by the exons ATGTCTGATACCTCTGATAGTGCCAACCCTAGTAGCCCTGGGTATATGAGCGATTCCTCCGAGCCATATTCTCCTTCTTCCCCTTCCTCTGTCTCTTTACCCTCTGATGAAGAGGCTAGGACAGTAGCAGAGAATAGAACTAAGTCTATGCATGATGTTATCTCTCGTTCTGAGCCTGCGGTGATATCTATCTCCAGTGGGTCTTCCTCTGGGGGTGTGTCTCCCGTCGCTGGCAGGGCTACGCCTGTTGTGTCAGGGCCTACTCCTGCCTTTCGTCAACGTCTTAGAGAACTGCGCCATGAACATTTGGCCAGTGCGGTTCGATTGAACCCTCCCCCTAATGCCCCTATTGGGTTAGACATCCAACCCCTGGCCGAAGTAGCTTGGTTGGACAGTTTTGATCAACTAGACGGGCCTTTTATTGGGAGTACTGATGGGTCGTTGCATGTTTACCGCAGACGTTCTCCGATGGCAAGTGGTCCTAGCAGTGGTTTCGGCGACGCAGAGCATCATCCTGAGAATCCCATTCTCGAGGAGGTGGGGCTTCTCCGACCGTTTCCGTTGTATGTTGAGGAAGATCTGCCCGTTGGGCCGACTGAGAGTTATTTAACTCCTGAAGTTTCATATGGTCCCTTAAACGCTGCGCCGGATGCGGATTGGCTCAAAGCAGCTCGTCAACATGATTATCCTGGTGTTGGAAGGGAGCTTTATGCTTTTCCCCCTGGATACGAGCTGGTTGTCCCCGCAGATGATGCTCGTATTACTGCTCCTCCCCCAGGTCATATTGGGTTGTATTCATATCATCTGGACTTTGGGCTGCGCTTTCCCTTGGATCCAACCTTGGCCAAATTCTTGAAGGCTTTTAATGTCTGCCTGGCGCAGCTTCATCCGTTTGCTATACGGACTTTGGTCTGCTACTTGTGGGTGGTGCGTTTCAAAGGCTTCCCTGAGACTCTCTCTTTGTGCAAACGACTGCACTGTATTCGAAGCAGTGATAACAAGGAAGGGAGCATTGGTTGGTTTACCACTTACACTGCTCGAGGCAAAATGACCTGCTTGGGCAACCCCACTGGGCAGAGGGATTGGAAGGGTCGATTCTTCTGGCTTCGAGTTCCCGCTGACTTTCCTTTGCCTCGTAGCTTTGTTTCTCCAAATGGCAAGATGGAGGGTGTGGAGGTTTTGGTTGGTCATAACTTGGAGGATGCTGCTTATGAGTGGTTTGACTCAGTAGTTAAGCGCGACGCGAACGGAAAGGACGTCGGCCGTGCCCCTAAGAATTGGCTGCCTCAGTCGATGTATATTCTGCGGAATGATGTTCTTTCCGCTATGCACTTGTGCAACACTCATCCTCATG GTCGTCAACACCTTGATATGAGCTCCCTGGGTTTAACTGCTGATGGAACCCCCCAGACTAACGAGCCAGCTGAAGACCCCGCCAATGCTTACCGTACCATAGCTGATGTTGTTGGCGGACGCAGAGCAAGCTCTCGACGAACTGTTCGAGGGGGGAGTTCTGCTGCTAGTCGTACTGCTAGAGGTGGGGGTTCTGTGGCTAGCCGCACTAGCAGAGGGGGAGGCTCTGCAGGAGTAACCGCTGGGGCGAGCACCTCAACGCCACGTTCTGCCCCTGTTTCTCGGGCTACCCCTTCTATATCTGCCTCTGCTCGGCTTGGTCAGACCACACGGGGAGGGGGTAATATTGCGGGCCAACGTCGGCCTCGCCCTGAGACGGAAAGCGTTTCTGTTGACGTTACGCGAACTGCTGCAGACCAATTGCAATCTGCTCATCCTGACCAAGTCGTGAATTCCTCTATCTCCGAGCAGGTGGAGATCGTGACCGAGGAGCAGGACGTCCCTTTTGTGCAGCGCCCAGGTAAGCGCATTTGCACTGGGGAGGGTTCTCGCTCGCAGGAGCAGGCCCAAGCTTCTGCCCCTGCTAACCAAAGCACCGCTTCTCTTCCTACTTCATCTGCTGCTCTTGCTGCTTATTTGGAGGAGCAACTGAGGTTGCCTGAGTCTTCTGTTCCTGCTTTTGTGAATATTAGGAACGGGGAATTTCTGGAGAAGGAGGCCATTGATGTTCGCCCTGCGGTGAACCCTGAGTTGGCTGCCTGTTTCTCCCCTGCGCCGATTAGCGATGACATCTTCGTTCCTCACTGGGATGTTAGAGCTAACGAGTCTTTGTATGCCAGCTTCCCAGAGAAAGGCGGAACGTTGGCATACCGGATGTTGAAGGGGTTAACACTGCCAGCTGACCGCCCTCTTGAGCGTGTTTACACCCCTGGGGCTAACGCCTACCAAAAGGTGTTAGAG GCTGGGGTTGCTGTGAAGGAGCTCTGTGACTTCTTTTTCTTCTATCAGAGGAAGCATGATGAACATCTTGCTCTTCTTGAAGAAAAGGACAGGCAGATCCGAGACCTGACCCTGGAAAACGAAAGAGCATCCTCCTCCCTCACTATTGCCAATGCCAATGTTCAAACGATATCCGTCGAAAGAGACAACTTGGCTAGTGAGGTTGTAGCTCTGCGCCTAACTGGGGAGAATTTAGCTAAAGCTCAGGCGGAGGTGGAGGCGGAGAGGAAACGTACTGAGGATTTGGCGGAGCAGCTAAGCTTTGTTGAGCAGAGGCATGCTGATGAGCTGGCAGAACTTCGCCTTTCTGTGCAGAAGGAGGTGGCTGCTGCTGTGCGAGAATTTTGTCGCTCTGACGCTCAGTATGCCCTTCTAACGCAGAGGTATGATGGCGGGTGGAAAGCAGCCTCTCTCATAATCAAGCACAAATATCCGCAGTTTGATTGGAGCTTGATCGAAGAGGACTGGCTTGCTGGCCTGCACCTTACCATTCTTAAGGAACTGCGGGAGGCTGAAGCTGCTGAGGGTCATGCCGTAGAGCCTAGTGATGTGCCCGACTTCTGCGTCGAGAACACTCACCCTGGAGATTTGCCTTTCTCAGATGAAGATGATGTTGCAGGCAATGACGAATAA